Within the Sulfurospirillum barnesii SES-3 genome, the region TGTATCGGCTTTCCAATAAATAGCAGCCAGAGCACCCGTTTTGCGTGAAAAGGTTTTTAAAAAATGTGTCATCATCTCTTCAAGGTGAAGTGAAACACCAATGGCACTCACGCATTCATAGGAGATGAGCAGTTGTTGACTAAATGGGTTCATGGTAAAACTCCAATCACACAGGTGTTGTTGTAAAAGGCAATGCCCTCTTGATTGTCATTGGCAAGTTCACCAAGGCTTAAGGCTCCCCATAATGGCATAGCAGGAGGATAGAGCGATAGAATAGTCTCTAGTTCTTGATTAAAATCATCCCCTAAAAAAAGAAAACGGGCATGGCAGCTAATGAGTAGCACGGAAGAAGGAGCATTGTTTTCAAAGTTATTTAGAGCATTTTGGGAGGCTTCTTTGGCGGCTTCTATGAGTTTTGTTTTAGTCCCTTGAAGAATCGCAATCACAGAATTTTCATCCAAACTGCCTGCGAGACTCAGGGATGAACCATCGGTTTGAATCGGCGCTCTTACAATAAAATCTTTTTTATAGCGAACAATGCCCAAAGGGTACTTCTGGGCTATTTCCTCGAAATCCATGGTATGAAAACGTAAAGAGGAGTACTTTTCAATGGCATCTTTATAGACGCTAAAGGCATCTTTAAAATTGATTTTTTCAACCATTCTTCCTTTACACGAATTGGCAATAAAGGGAGAGACCAGAGGTTCCCAACCATGTTTGACCCCTAAACCAATTTTTTGAGTTGAGGCAAGAACCAATGCACACTCTCCCCAACAAGCCTCTTTGTGACAGCTCTTTTCATAACTAAAAATATTTTTCCCAGCACCACCGATAAGTTTTGCATGTTCGGGTAAGAAAGAGTAGAGGGTTTCTAAAAAAGGTTCCATGTGCGATGAATCACTGTTGGCAAGAGTGAAAATAGAATGACTTTGAGCAGGAAAAGGAATGATGCTTAAATGTTCCATGCACACGCTATACACACGGGTTAAATCAGAGAGTTTAGCTGCAATAATCCCCTCGTTGTAATGCTCTTTA harbors:
- a CDS encoding FIST signal transduction protein, yielding MFEKVSFYASVDDLHVNIQTGFYLLLIAENTPIPDSFFTENTRFIGGFFPSVLFGKEHYNEGIIAAKLSDLTRVYSVCMEHLSIIPFPAQSHSIFTLANSDSSHMEPFLETLYSFLPEHAKLIGGAGKNIFSYEKSCHKEACWGECALVLASTQKIGLGVKHGWEPLVSPFIANSCKGRMVEKINFKDAFSVYKDAIEKYSSLRFHTMDFEEIAQKYPLGIVRYKKDFIVRAPIQTDGSSLSLAGSLDENSVIAILQGTKTKLIEAAKEASQNALNNFENNAPSSVLLISCHARFLFLGDDFNQELETILSLYPPAMPLWGALSLGELANDNQEGIAFYNNTCVIGVLP